Part of the Ictalurus punctatus breed USDA103 chromosome 9, Coco_2.0, whole genome shotgun sequence genome is shown below.
gcttttcgcctactatgtagtaggtaattatgcggtttcggacgcagccacaGGTGCTTCCTATGCGGAAGTAATATTTGTTGTAGTGCGTGACGTAGGCCTCCAGTAAATTATCCTCCACTAACCGCCCCCCCCTTTACAATAACTGAttccaaaaaatgctaaatttaTCTTTTTGATTACTGTTGGTAAGGTTGTTGAATTCAATGAATGTCATCAGTTATTGAACTCACTCAAGTAATTTTAAAGAGACGCTTCAGCAACAGAAGGCTTCTATATTTGTCCTCGTTTACTTTTCTTGCACCATTTCCTCGCAAGGAGAAGTGCAgtttaagaaatgagaagcaacCCATGCATTAAACCTGCACATCTGCGTTTAGGACACAGTCTCttagtgggcggggcttatgaACTTCCACGTGGTGTAACATATTGGGTGACGTAAGCAATACCGGAAGTGCCATCTCTATTCATTTCTACAAAACAAACTTTATCTAAAAATGTCAGAGTCTGAATTGTGCACGGAGAAAGTATCTCGTTAGGTCAATTCAGATATGACCGTTACTTATTCTGTCTTCTGCAAGAGCGCACATGGTATGTACTGAATTGAAGCTGATTTAGTGTATTACTGTACAGAGGAGACTGAAGTTCAGCTAACGCTAGCTAGCTGCCCTGATTATAATACTGTCAGCTAACGTTACTACATACTGTTTGTTCTGCAGACCATCACTGTACCCGGTTTTAATGCAAAAACAGTAAGAGACATAGTTTAACATAAAGTTCGGTAGTTATATAATTATGAAGGACTTtgacagctagctagctgattACTGTCAAGGTCAGTAGGTTGAAAAACATATAGCGTTAAATGGTACTATTACTGCTAGAAGACTTAATGATGCAATcataatgtttatttacacAGGTAGCTAGGTATGCTAGCTAGGTCTCTGACAGCTTTGACATCCTGGAGACTGTATCAGCCTTTGGAGAGGACACTTTACTCCAGATTAGTCTCTGGAAGAGCACTAAGGCTGGAGAAATGTCCAGGCTCAGGGCTCAGCTGCTGTctaccaaatatgctgtcctgCAGCGCCTCATCTcacaaacttcacacacactgcaagAACAATCCCATCATCACATTCAGCGATGCCTGGTCTTATGGAATGCGAAGACTCGTTTTTAACCCAAAACATGGCATGGTACTCAAAACATGGAATATACACAGAACATTTCAATCCACCAGTGGAACCACCAAATCTGTGCTGAAGCAAGCGGGCATGCCTggcaaaaaaacattaaagggACCAAGGACTAAGCAGCCATCCAGAGCCAATCTGCCAGCCCCAGAAGAGGCAAGTTGTTTATTTTGAGCTAGTGGGAATAAATCTAGAGCTAACGTTTAGGAAAACTGTTCTCTATTCCCTCATACCTCTTTCAGATTAAAATGACtaaaattgtaaataataataataattaaaggaACTCATTATGCATTGGCTGACctgatttttttcttaacaGGATATGATGCAATGTATCGCCTATGCAACAGCTGAACAATACCACCTACCTACTCTCTGCCATGACCTAATAGCTAATGGCTTTTTTGAAATAAGAGACTTGCCCAGAGGTTGGTTGAAGTGTAGCATCACTTGCTTCTTCTATTTTTCCTTTGGATGTTTAACTGTTTTAATGGTAATGCTATAATCAGtgttttcacacacattcatgcataAACATGACTGATCTGTAAGTTATTTCTTAACATTGTCATTCTCTTTTTATGTTTAGATGCAGCTAATGTTCTGGTGATTGGAACAGAAATGGCATCAAAACCAGATGATTCTGCCATGATGTTTTTCTTCAGGTACGCTGAAATGCGTGTTCTCTTCACATCGCCGCTCTTTTCTCATAATTCAGTTCTAAACCAGGGATGTCCCGTCTTACCTGCAAAGGTTTGGTGTAGATTCAGGTTTTCTTTCCAGCCAAGCAGGAActacacctgattccacctgtttaagtAGTCGATATAAGCGGTACGGCTTCTGCTCGGTTGAAATGAATGCCTGCAGACACACCTgccctttgcagataaacttGTCCACTCCTGTTTAACACTAAAAagagtttttcttcaatagggAAGGCTCAGTGGTTTTCTGGAATGTTGATGTAGAAACTGTGAGTAAAAGCTTTCCGTGTTTCCTGTCTCAGTATGTTTTTTTGGTGTGGTT
Proteins encoded:
- the rmnd1 gene encoding required for meiotic nuclear division protein 1 homolog; amino-acid sequence: MLARSLTALTSWRLYQPLERTLYSRLVSGRALRLEKCPGSGLSCCLPNMLSCSASSHKLHTHCKNNPIITFSDAWSYGMRRLVFNPKHGMVLKTWNIHRTFQSTSGTTKSVLKQAGMPGKKTLKGPRTKQPSRANLPAPEEDMMQCIAYATAEQYHLPTLCHDLIANGFFEIRDLPRDAANVLVIGTEMASKPDDSAMMFFFREGSVVFWNVDVETLKKVMRILEQHEIQPYEVALVHWENEEINYSIEEGNTKLHRGNFIFNSDMDYEQVLLEKFAFSNALSLSVKLAIWEMSLDNFVESIQPIPETLKSGKSVKLSRAEVLQKIGELFALRHCINLSSDLLITPDFYWDREDLEQLYDKTCQFLSINRRVKVVNEKLQHCTELTDLMRNHLGEKHSLRLEWMIVILITIEVMFELARVVF